The Burkholderia cepacia ATCC 25416 genome includes a window with the following:
- a CDS encoding cupin domain-containing protein has translation MPISATDLIRQFDLQPHPEGGYFRETYRATDSVVRPADGAPRAASTAIYYLLCDGAYSSWHRIRSDEVWHFYAGDPIEVWVLDERDGLTIHRLGNPLTHPGTVFQAVVRAGSWFGARCAAPEHVALVGCTVAPGFEFAEFELADAAALAAAFPDYAEHVARLAQRPDA, from the coding sequence ATGCCGATTTCCGCTACCGACCTGATTCGCCAGTTCGACCTGCAGCCGCACCCCGAGGGCGGCTATTTCCGCGAAACCTACCGTGCGACCGATTCGGTCGTGCGTCCCGCCGACGGCGCGCCGCGCGCCGCGTCGACGGCGATCTACTACCTGTTGTGCGACGGCGCTTACTCGTCGTGGCATCGAATCCGTTCCGACGAAGTCTGGCATTTCTATGCGGGCGATCCGATCGAGGTATGGGTGCTCGACGAGCGCGACGGGTTGACGATCCACCGGCTGGGCAACCCGCTCACGCATCCGGGCACCGTGTTCCAGGCGGTCGTGCGGGCCGGGAGCTGGTTCGGCGCGCGCTGCGCGGCGCCGGAGCACGTCGCGCTCGTCGGCTGCACGGTGGCGCCGGGTTTCGAGTTCGCGGAATTCGAACTGGCCGACGCAGCCGCGCTGGCCGCCGCGTTTCCCGACTACGCGGAACACGTCGCGCGGCTCGCGCAGCGCCCGGACGCATGA
- a CDS encoding response regulator transcription factor, protein MIKVLIADDHTLVRDGLRHILQNATGFEVAGEACDGPSTIALVRATPAQVLVLDLSMPGRNGVELIKQIKDEKPALRVLVLTMHAEQQYAVRAFRAGASGYLTKESASAELVGAVTKVASGGVYVSLAMAEQFAQSLNEPAETLPHQRLSDREFDVFRRIAAGQTLTEIANALCVSAKTVSTYKTRILEKMQMPHEAALVRYAMRHKLLDETDDV, encoded by the coding sequence ATGATCAAGGTGCTCATCGCCGACGACCATACGCTCGTACGCGACGGTCTGCGGCATATCCTCCAGAACGCCACCGGGTTCGAAGTGGCGGGCGAAGCCTGCGACGGCCCGTCGACGATCGCGCTCGTGCGCGCCACGCCCGCCCAGGTGCTCGTGCTCGACCTGTCGATGCCGGGCCGCAACGGCGTCGAACTGATCAAGCAGATCAAGGACGAGAAGCCTGCGCTGCGCGTGCTCGTGCTGACCATGCACGCGGAGCAGCAGTACGCGGTGCGCGCGTTCCGTGCCGGCGCGTCGGGGTATCTGACGAAGGAAAGCGCGAGCGCCGAGCTGGTCGGCGCGGTCACGAAGGTGGCGTCGGGCGGCGTCTACGTGAGCCTCGCGATGGCCGAGCAGTTCGCGCAGAGCCTGAACGAGCCGGCCGAGACGTTGCCGCACCAGCGGCTGTCCGATCGCGAATTCGACGTGTTCCGGCGGATCGCGGCGGGCCAGACGCTGACCGAGATCGCCAACGCGCTGTGCGTGAGCGCGAAGACGGTCAGCACGTACAAGACGCGGATCCTGGAAAAGATGCAGATGCCGCACGAAGCGGCGCTGGTGCGCTACGCGATGCGGCACAAGCTGCTCGACGAAACGGACGACGTCTAG
- a CDS encoding DUF1326 domain-containing protein, protein MSYHLEGRLLEVCNCRVLCPCWIGEDPDFGVCDTIVAWHVDKGTVDGVDVSGNTIAAVCRVPGNILQGNWTAAIYVSDTASDVQEQALLKVYTGQAGGPIAELAKLIGTVVSIERAPIAFNVEGARGTLSIGTDYHAELEPYLGPSGAQTTLTDTVFSTVPGAPVFVGKAPVYRSKNAAIGIDVDLKNHNALQSTFLFDA, encoded by the coding sequence ATGAGCTATCACCTGGAAGGCCGTCTGCTCGAGGTCTGCAACTGTCGCGTACTCTGCCCGTGCTGGATCGGCGAGGACCCGGATTTCGGCGTCTGCGACACGATCGTCGCATGGCATGTCGACAAGGGCACCGTCGACGGCGTCGACGTGAGCGGCAACACGATCGCCGCCGTGTGCCGCGTGCCGGGCAACATCCTGCAAGGCAACTGGACGGCCGCGATCTACGTCAGCGACACGGCATCCGACGTGCAGGAGCAGGCGCTGCTGAAGGTCTACACCGGCCAGGCCGGCGGCCCGATCGCCGAACTCGCGAAACTGATCGGCACGGTCGTGTCGATCGAACGCGCCCCCATCGCCTTCAACGTCGAAGGGGCGCGCGGCACACTGTCGATCGGCACCGACTATCACGCGGAACTCGAGCCGTATCTCGGCCCGAGCGGCGCGCAGACGACGCTGACCGACACCGTGTTCTCGACGGTACCCGGCGCACCGGTGTTCGTCGGCAAGGCGCCGGTCTACCGGTCGAAGAACGCGGCGATCGGCATCGACGTCGATCTGAAGAATCACAACGCGCTGCAGAGCACGTTCCTGTTCGACGCGTGA
- a CDS encoding DMT family transporter, protein MRPLASTFALHVRPGMRVAVLTSIAMLAFASNSLLCRLALQAGRIDAASFGSLRLVSGALMLAIVARAGARRPAPPADWPAAAMLFVYVACFSFAYLTVSAATGALILFGAVQLTMFAAGWHAGERFAATGWAGFGAALGGLVYLVSPGLAAPTPRGAALMTAAGIAWGIYSIRGRRPVDPVAATAGNFLRAAPLALALSVALAARFHVTPAGAVLAVLSGALTSGLGYVLWYAALRHLTAMRAAAVQLSVPPIAACGAVLFLSEQPTWRLALASAAILGGVAAVLATRARQAGSRR, encoded by the coding sequence ATGCGACCGCTTGCCTCCACGTTCGCGCTGCATGTCCGACCGGGCATGCGCGTCGCCGTGCTGACGTCGATCGCGATGCTCGCGTTCGCGTCGAATTCGCTGCTGTGCCGGCTCGCGCTGCAGGCCGGACGAATCGACGCGGCCAGCTTCGGCAGCCTGCGTCTCGTATCCGGCGCGCTGATGCTCGCGATCGTCGCGCGCGCGGGGGCGCGGCGGCCCGCCCCGCCTGCGGACTGGCCCGCCGCGGCGATGCTGTTCGTGTACGTTGCGTGCTTCTCGTTTGCGTATCTGACCGTCAGCGCGGCCACCGGCGCGCTGATCCTGTTCGGCGCGGTGCAACTGACGATGTTTGCGGCGGGATGGCACGCCGGCGAACGGTTTGCCGCGACCGGCTGGGCCGGGTTCGGCGCGGCGCTCGGCGGACTGGTGTATCTCGTGTCGCCCGGGCTCGCCGCGCCGACGCCGCGCGGCGCCGCGCTGATGACGGCCGCGGGCATCGCATGGGGAATCTATTCGATACGCGGCCGTCGGCCCGTCGATCCGGTCGCGGCGACCGCAGGCAATTTCCTGCGCGCCGCGCCGCTGGCGCTCGCGCTGAGCGTCGCACTCGCCGCCCGCTTTCACGTCACGCCGGCCGGCGCCGTACTCGCCGTGCTTTCCGGCGCGCTGACCTCGGGCCTCGGCTACGTGCTCTGGTACGCCGCGCTGCGGCACCTCACGGCGATGCGCGCCGCGGCGGTCCAGCTCTCCGTTCCCCCCATCGCTGCATGCGGCGCCGTGCTGTTCCTGTCGGAACAGCCGACCTGGCGGCTCGCGCTCGCATCGGCCGCGATCCTCGGCGGTGTCGCGGCCGTGCTCGCGACCCGGGCGCGCCAGGCGGGCAGCCGCCGCTGA
- a CDS encoding DUF2182 domain-containing protein: MAASLHRRLFPLVLASLVAFAWLTLWAWTRSPYGRYLDHGDSALSAPFSALCRALPGGTLWLPAAFDAAGWTLMILAMMLPTTLSLFDAFARVVASRPDQTRLLALVGIGYVATWSGFGLVAHGLHGLVLAGVARVPALAWRGWLIGAAVFALAGAFQFSGLKTHCLDRCRTPFSFVISRWRGRTPMRHAFALGVSHGLFCVGCCWALMLLMFVVGAGSLGWMLALAALMALEKNAAWGQALTAPLGAALFGAAVLIVASHA, encoded by the coding sequence ATGGCTGCTTCGCTGCATCGGCGCCTGTTTCCGCTCGTGCTCGCGAGTCTCGTCGCGTTCGCGTGGCTCACGCTGTGGGCATGGACGCGCAGCCCGTACGGGCGCTACCTCGACCACGGCGACAGCGCATTGTCCGCACCGTTCAGCGCGCTGTGCCGCGCGCTGCCGGGCGGCACGCTGTGGTTGCCGGCCGCGTTCGACGCGGCCGGCTGGACGCTGATGATCCTCGCGATGATGCTGCCGACGACGTTGTCGCTGTTCGATGCGTTCGCCCGCGTCGTCGCGAGCCGCCCCGACCAGACGCGCCTGCTCGCGCTCGTCGGCATCGGCTACGTCGCCACGTGGAGCGGTTTCGGCCTCGTCGCGCACGGCCTGCACGGGCTGGTGCTGGCAGGTGTCGCGCGCGTGCCGGCGCTCGCGTGGCGCGGCTGGCTGATCGGCGCGGCCGTCTTCGCGCTCGCGGGCGCGTTCCAGTTCAGCGGACTGAAGACGCACTGTCTCGATCGTTGCCGCACGCCATTCAGTTTCGTGATCAGCCGCTGGCGTGGCCGCACGCCGATGCGTCACGCGTTTGCGCTCGGCGTCAGCCACGGGCTCTTTTGCGTCGGCTGCTGCTGGGCGCTGATGCTGCTGATGTTCGTCGTCGGCGCCGGCAGTCTCGGCTGGATGCTGGCGCTCGCCGCGTTGATGGCACTCGAGAAGAATGCGGCCTGGGGCCAGGCACTCACCGCGCCGCTTGGCGCCGCGTTGTTCGGTGCGGCCGTGCTGATCGTTGCCAGCCACGCGTGA
- a CDS encoding DedA family protein/thiosulfate sulfurtransferase GlpE, with amino-acid sequence MWHFPIAIPSSLGPWAVFASVLITQLGVPVPAVPMLILGGTMAAMGQASWVSMFAAAIGATMLADSLWFFMGRTRGRRLLNGLVRFSLSLDTTLRFARNVFERYGAPLLVLSKFLPGLGLVSAPLLGTTAIGVGVFLFWDLAGASLWAAFWLVGGAAIHDQIVQFVLWVRASGGTILDAFLAIFITFLLYRWVRRVQFRRYLAQVRISPPQLVEMMTSDEPPLIFDARPKAIREREPYRIAGAVPVDLDSPDLLDPELLKRPIVVYCVCPNEATAKRLIAKMQRKKMIHNIRALKGGLDAWEKHGYPVEPMPADLDASRYFVRPEHGALEGEYTVRATLSK; translated from the coding sequence GTGTGGCACTTTCCCATCGCTATTCCATCGTCGCTCGGCCCGTGGGCCGTGTTCGCGAGCGTGTTGATCACGCAGCTCGGCGTGCCGGTGCCGGCCGTGCCGATGCTGATTCTCGGCGGCACGATGGCGGCAATGGGGCAGGCATCCTGGGTCAGCATGTTCGCGGCGGCGATCGGCGCGACGATGCTGGCCGATTCGCTGTGGTTCTTCATGGGCCGCACGCGCGGCCGGCGCCTGTTGAACGGCCTCGTGCGCTTCTCGCTGTCGCTCGACACCACGCTGCGTTTCGCGCGTAACGTATTCGAAAGGTACGGCGCGCCGCTGCTCGTGCTGTCCAAGTTCCTGCCGGGCCTCGGCCTCGTGTCGGCGCCGCTGCTCGGCACGACCGCGATCGGTGTCGGCGTGTTCCTGTTCTGGGATCTGGCCGGCGCGTCGCTGTGGGCCGCGTTCTGGCTGGTCGGCGGTGCGGCCATTCACGACCAGATCGTCCAGTTCGTGCTGTGGGTGCGCGCGAGCGGCGGCACGATCCTCGACGCGTTCCTCGCGATCTTCATCACGTTCCTGCTGTACCGCTGGGTGCGTCGCGTGCAGTTCCGCCGTTATCTCGCGCAGGTGCGCATTTCGCCACCGCAGCTCGTCGAGATGATGACGTCGGACGAACCGCCGCTGATTTTCGACGCGCGGCCGAAGGCGATTCGCGAGCGCGAACCGTACCGGATCGCCGGCGCGGTGCCGGTCGATCTCGATTCGCCGGACCTGCTCGACCCCGAATTGCTGAAACGGCCGATCGTCGTCTATTGCGTGTGCCCGAACGAGGCCACGGCCAAGCGCCTGATCGCGAAGATGCAGCGCAAGAAGATGATCCACAACATCCGCGCGCTGAAGGGCGGCCTCGATGCGTGGGAAAAGCACGGCTACCCGGTCGAGCCGATGCCGGCCGATCTCGACGCGTCGCGTTATTTCGTGCGGCCGGAACACGGGGCGCTCGAAGGCGAATATACGGTGCGCGCGACGCTGTCGAAGTAA
- a CDS encoding PAS domain-containing sensor histidine kinase, with amino-acid sequence MTASGTPTRDARGPTRLQIMLRQPLAAGVVALCAGAALSLGVALLVREQWQGAVHTRFERRTSHVTAMLRHELQSGVAVLAGARGAFSLVPDMTPEQWRRYVDTLDLDSGRSPVRQIGYAPLPPATRTALAGTNPMPAGTLATAVLSAPASNSPVVRFGASDAAPLARALQTGDIALGVHPADDDTSRDARTFTLFVPVAASPHAAAPPSGTREASADGVLFAALSPRRLIERALDAERGIDVSMTAGGDRRAIVSVETTTDEASASPDLMRRTDELNFGGTVLALAYSADGRPSATGAQRAAGTVLAAGLIASIAFAMLVHALLRRTGAADSGASSRGILNEARMMGIIRSSMEAIITIDEKQTVVIFNPMAEQVFGVSAMEAIGAPLSRFIPERFRAAHAKHVDQFGVTGVSERQMGRQRVLFGLRANGEEFPIEASISQIRDASGKLYTVMLRDITERLRAENALKLSREELRELSANLQNVREEEKTRIARELHDDLGQQLTALKMDLSVVEQQLRMPGRALPDAGVLSHLQGMRRLIDATVASVRRIAADLRPVMLDDLGLVPAIEWLANDFTNRYGIDVERHIETGGLTFTSAGATTLFRIVQEALTNVARHADATRVALRLDVEEGFCVLRVADNGRGSAPGGPAHEDKSFGLIGIRERAHMLGGTVTIDTALARGFSITVALPLSTVQQETLIT; translated from the coding sequence ATGACCGCCAGTGGAACCCCGACGCGTGACGCCCGAGGGCCCACGCGCCTCCAGATCATGTTACGCCAGCCGCTCGCGGCCGGCGTCGTTGCGCTGTGCGCCGGCGCGGCGCTGTCGCTCGGCGTCGCGCTGCTCGTGCGCGAGCAGTGGCAAGGCGCCGTCCATACGCGTTTCGAACGCCGCACGTCGCACGTGACGGCCATGCTCCGCCACGAGCTGCAGTCCGGCGTTGCCGTGCTCGCAGGCGCGCGCGGCGCGTTCAGCCTCGTCCCGGACATGACGCCCGAGCAGTGGCGCCGGTACGTGGACACGCTCGACCTCGACAGCGGCCGCTCGCCGGTTCGCCAGATCGGCTATGCGCCGCTGCCGCCCGCGACCCGCACCGCACTCGCCGGCACGAACCCGATGCCGGCCGGCACGCTCGCGACCGCGGTGCTCAGCGCGCCGGCGTCGAATTCGCCCGTCGTGCGCTTCGGCGCCTCCGACGCGGCGCCGCTCGCGCGCGCGCTGCAGACCGGCGACATCGCGCTCGGCGTCCACCCGGCCGACGACGACACATCCCGCGACGCCCGCACCTTCACGCTGTTCGTGCCGGTCGCCGCGTCGCCGCATGCGGCCGCCCCGCCGTCCGGCACGCGCGAAGCCTCCGCCGACGGGGTGCTGTTCGCGGCGTTGAGCCCGCGTCGCCTGATCGAGCGCGCGCTCGACGCGGAACGCGGAATCGACGTGTCGATGACCGCCGGCGGCGACCGGCGTGCGATCGTCAGCGTCGAAACGACGACCGACGAGGCGTCGGCATCGCCCGACCTGATGCGGCGCACCGACGAGCTGAACTTCGGCGGCACCGTGCTGGCGCTCGCCTATTCCGCGGACGGCCGCCCGAGCGCAACCGGCGCGCAACGCGCGGCCGGCACCGTGCTCGCCGCCGGGCTGATCGCGTCGATCGCGTTCGCGATGCTCGTCCACGCACTGCTGCGCCGCACCGGTGCCGCCGATTCCGGTGCGAGCAGCCGCGGCATCCTCAACGAGGCGCGGATGATGGGCATCATCCGTTCGTCGATGGAAGCGATCATCACGATCGACGAGAAGCAGACGGTCGTGATCTTCAATCCGATGGCCGAGCAGGTGTTCGGTGTGTCCGCGATGGAAGCGATCGGCGCGCCGCTGTCGCGCTTCATCCCCGAACGGTTCCGCGCCGCGCACGCGAAGCACGTCGACCAGTTCGGCGTGACGGGCGTGTCCGAACGTCAGATGGGCCGCCAGCGGGTGCTGTTCGGGCTGCGCGCCAACGGCGAGGAGTTCCCGATCGAGGCATCGATCTCGCAGATCCGCGACGCGTCGGGCAAGCTCTACACGGTCATGCTGCGCGACATCACCGAGCGGCTGCGCGCGGAGAATGCGCTGAAGCTGTCGCGCGAGGAGTTGCGCGAACTGTCGGCGAACCTGCAGAACGTGCGCGAAGAGGAAAAGACCCGCATCGCGCGCGAACTGCATGACGACCTCGGCCAGCAGCTCACCGCGCTGAAGATGGATCTGTCGGTGGTCGAGCAGCAACTGCGCATGCCCGGCCGCGCGCTGCCCGACGCGGGCGTGCTGTCGCACCTGCAGGGCATGCGGCGGCTGATCGATGCGACGGTCGCATCGGTGCGGCGCATCGCGGCCGACCTGCGGCCCGTGATGCTCGACGATCTCGGCCTCGTGCCGGCGATCGAATGGCTCGCGAACGATTTCACGAACCGCTACGGGATCGACGTCGAGCGGCACATCGAAACGGGCGGCCTCACGTTCACCAGCGCGGGCGCGACCACGTTGTTCCGGATCGTCCAGGAAGCGCTGACGAACGTCGCGCGCCATGCGGATGCGACGCGCGTCGCGCTGCGGCTCGACGTGGAGGAAGGCTTCTGCGTGTTGCGCGTCGCGGACAACGGCCGCGGCTCGGCACCCGGCGGCCCGGCCCACGAAGACAAATCGTTCGGCCTGATCGGCATTCGCGAACGCGCCCACATGCTGGGCGGCACCGTGACGATCGACACCGCGCTCGCGCGCGGTTTCTCGATCACCGTCGCACTCCCGCTCAGCACCGTACAACAGGAAACGCTCATCACATGA
- a CDS encoding universal stress protein: MYKRIFVGLDGSPSARLALNEAIRIAAASGGEVTCAYVVEHRPQLVDVDAGFAAERDGDAAATDAATPVLDAAKAVLAQEHVPGTVRALDAYGEDVATVLMRTAAETDADLIVMGTSGRHGLRRLLLGSVAESLLRAADRPVLLVRHSEPGAPSAA, encoded by the coding sequence ATGTACAAGCGGATTTTCGTCGGGCTCGACGGCAGCCCGAGCGCGCGTCTCGCGCTGAACGAGGCGATCCGGATCGCGGCGGCGTCAGGCGGTGAAGTCACCTGCGCGTATGTCGTCGAGCACCGGCCGCAGCTCGTCGACGTCGATGCGGGTTTCGCGGCCGAGCGCGATGGCGATGCGGCCGCGACCGATGCCGCGACACCGGTGCTCGACGCTGCGAAAGCGGTGCTCGCCCAGGAGCACGTGCCGGGCACCGTGCGCGCGCTCGACGCCTACGGCGAGGATGTCGCCACCGTGCTGATGCGCACGGCGGCCGAAACTGATGCCGACCTGATCGTGATGGGCACGAGCGGGCGGCACGGCCTGCGCAGGCTGCTGCTCGGCAGCGTCGCCGAATCGCTGCTGCGCGCGGCCGACCGGCCCGTGCTGCTGGTGCGGCACAGCGAGCCGGGCGCGCCGTCGGCAGCGTGA
- a CDS encoding lysozyme inhibitor LprI family protein, protein MRVLTGLLCALALAANVAHAQANCADATDQAAMTACADRAYRKSDGELNRIYQAVTARLRDARPLADKLVNAQRAWIAYRDAECSFSSANAEGGSAYPMVVSTCLDDLTKARTETLKGYLSCEEGDLACPVPAK, encoded by the coding sequence ATGCGTGTCTTGACCGGTTTGCTGTGCGCACTGGCGCTGGCGGCGAACGTCGCCCATGCGCAGGCGAATTGTGCCGACGCGACGGACCAGGCGGCGATGACGGCGTGCGCCGATCGCGCGTACAGGAAATCCGACGGGGAACTGAACCGGATCTACCAGGCCGTCACCGCGCGCCTGCGCGATGCGCGGCCGCTCGCCGACAAGCTCGTGAACGCGCAGCGTGCGTGGATCGCGTATCGCGATGCCGAATGCAGCTTCTCCAGCGCGAACGCCGAGGGCGGCAGCGCGTATCCGATGGTCGTGTCGACCTGCCTCGACGATCTGACGAAAGCGCGCACCGAAACGCTGAAGGGCTATCTGTCGTGCGAGGAAGGCGATCTCGCGTGCCCGGTGCCTGCGAAGTAG